The sequence GAAGACGTGCTGCGGCGCGAGGGGTATTCGTTGCTCCTCGGCAACACCTACAACGACGTCGCGGAGCAGTCGCGCTGCCTGTCGGTGTTCCGGGCCAAGCAGGCCGACGGCCTGCTGCTCTTCGTCGCGCCCGGCGAAGCAGAGGACGTGCGGCGGCTGGTCGCAACGAAGAAGCCGGTCGTCTTCGTCGGCCGCGAGCCGCGCGGCTTCAAGGCCGACACCGTGGTCTCCGACAACGCGCAAGGCACGAGCCTCGCCATCAAGCGGTTGATCCGGCGCGGTCACCGGCGCATCGGGCTCGTCACTGGACATTTGTCGCTCTCAACAGGCGCTGACCGCGTGACAGGCTGGCGCCGTACGCTGCGGAAGCACCGGCTGCCCGCCGACGATCGGTACGTCGCCGTGGGCAAGTGGACCGTCGAGTCGGGTCAGGCGGCGGCCGCGCAGCTCCTCGCTCTCGATCCGCCGCCGACAGCAATCTTCGCGGGCAACTTCCTGATGATGGTCGGGGTACTGCGTGCGATCCGCGCGCGCGGGCTCACATCGCCGCAGGACGTCGAGGTGATGAGCTCCGACGACTCCGAGTGGCTCGACGTGTTCGAGCCGCGTATCTCCACGGTCGAGCAGCCCAGCTATGCGTTGGGCACGGAGTCCGCTGAGCTCCTGCTCAAGCGCATCCGCCGCCCGCAGCGACGGTTCGAGCGCATCGTCCTCGCCCCCTCGCTGCGGGAGCGCGACTGAACGGCTAACGCCCCGGCGGGCCAAAACCTCGCGC is a genomic window of Luteitalea sp. containing:
- a CDS encoding substrate-binding domain-containing protein; protein product: MATIYDVAERARVSTATVSAVLNGTTYVSPELTKRVRAAVKALDYTVNELARSVKISATRTVGMLIPDIASPFYARVVRGVEDVLRREGYSLLLGNTYNDVAEQSRCLSVFRAKQADGLLLFVAPGEAEDVRRLVATKKPVVFVGREPRGFKADTVVSDNAQGTSLAIKRLIRRGHRRIGLVTGHLSLSTGADRVTGWRRTLRKHRLPADDRYVAVGKWTVESGQAAAAQLLALDPPPTAIFAGNFLMMVGVLRAIRARGLTSPQDVEVMSSDDSEWLDVFEPRISTVEQPSYALGTESAELLLKRIRRPQRRFERIVLAPSLRERD